In Tripterygium wilfordii isolate XIE 37 chromosome 15, ASM1340144v1, whole genome shotgun sequence, one DNA window encodes the following:
- the LOC120016812 gene encoding probable methyltransferase PMT2 has protein sequence MATKGNSGDNRTRSSVSIFIVAGLCGFFYILGAWQHSGFGKGDSIAAKITRQTDCTILSNLNYETHHDADGRTDDGSESEVREIKPCDDHYIDYTPCQDQMRAMTFPRENMNYRERHCPPEEEKLHCLIPAPKGYVTPFPWPTSRDYVPYANAPYKSLTIEKAIQNWIQYEGNVFRFPGGGTQFPHGADAYINELASVIPMDNGLVRTALDTGCGVASFGAYLFKKNVIAMSFAPRDSHEAQVQFALERGVPAVIGVLGTIKLPYPSRSFDMAHCSRCLIPWGANDGMYMMEVDRVLRPGGYWVLSGPPINWRNNYQAWQRPREELEEEQRKIEETAKLLCWEKKYEMGEIAIWKKRINYDYCREQGSQRTMCESSNADDVWYKQMEACVTPYPETSGEDEAAGGEWRPFSERLKAVPSRISSGLIPGVSAASFREDNLLWKKHLNAYKRINKIMDSGRYRNIMDMNAGLGSFAAALESSKLWVMNVMPIIAERDTLGVIYERGLIGIYHDWCEAFSTYPRTYDLIHGYGLFSLYKDKCSIEDILLEVDRILRPEGSVIFRDQVDVLAKVKRIAVGMRWDTKLVDHEDGPLISEKILVAVKRYWVAGENNATSS, from the exons ATGGCAACGAAAGGGAATTCGGGAGACAATAGAACGAGGAGTTCAGTGTCCATCTTCATTGTAGCTGGTTTATGTGGTTTCTTTTATATCCTGGGGGCATGGCAACACAGTGGGTTTGGGAAGGGTGACAGCATAGCTGCAAAGATTACCAGACAGACAGACTGCACCATACTCTCAAATCTGAATTATGAGACACATCATGATGCTGATGGCAGGACGGATGATGGTTCTGAATCTGAAGTGAGGGAGATTAAGCCATGTGACGATCATTACATTGACTATACGCCATGCCAAGATCAAATGAGGGCAATGACATTCCCGCGAGAAAATATGAACTACAGGGAACGACATTGCCCTCCTGAAGAAGAGAAACTTCATTGTCTTATTCCTGCACCAAAGGGATATGTGACACCATTTCCATGGCCAACTAGTCGTGACTATGTACCTTATGCCAATGCACCATATAAGAGCTTGACCATTGAGAAAGCTATTCAGAATTGGATTCAATATGAAGGCAATGTGTTTAGATTCCCTGGGGGAGGAACACAATTTCCTCATGGTGCAGATGCGTATATCAATGAACTTGCATCTGTCATCCCAATGGATAATGGGTTGGTCAGAACTGCTTTAGACACTGGTTGTGGG GTTGCAAGTTTTGGAGCATATCTGTTCAAGAAAAATGTTATTGCCATGTCATTCGCTCCAAGAGACTCTCATGAGGCCCAAGTTCAATTCGCTTTGGAAAGAGGTGTCCCAGCAGTTATTGGTGTTCTAGGAACTATAAAGCTGCCATATCCTTCTAGATCCTTTGACATGGCTCATTGTTCTCGTTGCTTAATTCCATGGGGTGCAAATG ATGGAATGTATATGATGGAGGTTGATCGAGTTCTTAGACCTGGTGGTTACTGGGTGCTTTCTGGTCCTCCCATAAACTGGAGGAATAACTATCAGGCATGGCAGCGTCCTAGAGAGGAACTTGAGGAGGAGCAGCGGAAAATTGAAGAGACAGCCAAACTTCTTTGTTGGGAAAAGAAATATGAGATGGGCGAAATAGCCATATGgaagaaaagaataaattaCGATTATTGTCGTGAACAAGGTTCTCAACGCACTATGTGTGAATCCAGTAATGCAGATGATGTCTG GTACAAGCAAATGGAGGCATGTGTGACTCCTTATCCGGAGACTTCTGGGGAAGATGAAGCTGCTGGTGGGGAATGGAGGCCATTCTCAGAGAGACTAAAAGCTGTTCCTTCCAGGATATCAAGTGGCCTGATCCCTGGAGTGTCTGCAGCGTCATTCCGGGAGGACAACCTATTATGGAAAAAACATTTGAACGCTTATAAAAGGATTAACAAAATCATGGACTCAGGGAGGTACCGCAACATCATGGACATGAATGCTGGTCTTGGAAGCTTTGCTGCTGCTCTTGAATCTTCTAAATTGTGGGTTATGAATGTTATGCCTATCATTGCTGAGAGAGACACTCTTGGCGTCATATACGAGCGTGGATTGATTGGCATATATCATGATTG GTGTGAAGCCTTCTCCACTTACCCAAGGACTTATGACCTTATTCATGGATATGGTCTTTTCAGCTTGTATAAGGATAA GTGTAGCATAGAAGATATTCTTCTGGAAGTGGATCGTATTTTGCGACCTGAAGGATCAGTCATATTCCGTGATCAAGTGGATGTGCTGGCCAAGGTGAAAAGAATTGCAGTAGGAATGAGGTGGGATACCAAATTGGTGGATCATGAGGATGGCCCTCTCATCTCTGAGAAAATATTGGTTGCAGTCAAACGGTACTGGGTTGCAGGAGAAAACAATGCCACGTCTTCTTAG
- the LOC120016813 gene encoding protein PHYTOCHROME KINASE SUBSTRATE 1-like produces the protein MLQIPQVYLYGLCSLRNQEYSSSTSTSEIMDSKIMRADIHDASFSSYLNASVESFGISLEKTKTKEADISVFAAEKYFSVKSDGEKLKALDINAPSMGGITKKVQLGYHQTGPRSSRPGTPSVSSEASWNSQAALLQSSLRNSSQGQQEKISRRYILACFGCNRSCLGEDSIFVRKNVPEGAVHGQELMKQSIQVAPSPVKRFIPVNREKHSGMQRLNIKKLLKEERNGEEEELEMFGSKIIKKGDVQWYLERKLSMLTWDAIPKSQNITISSASSQLYADVESEGSSDLFEIENLSGSRKPHYDSSFMTSITTTYEPSEKRRIEWSIAAASVTDFSAVSDYYKMKMAGRPEGPRLATKPSELAATKSLTPQRSRPSSLLGCKSHKAVRVAENAYKIK, from the exons ATGTTGCAGATCCCACAGGTCTATTTATATGGACTTTGCTCATTAAGGAATCAAGAA TATAGCAGCAGCACCAGCACATCTGAAATCATGGACAGCAAAATCATGAGAGCTGATATTCACGACGCGTCGTTTTCTTCTTACCTCAATGCTTCAGTAGAGAGCTTTGGAATAAGCTTGGAGAAAACCAAGACAAAAGAGGCTGATATCAGTGTCTTTGCAGCTGAAAAGTATTTCAGCGTGAAATCGGATGGTGAGAAGTTGAAAGCTTTAGATATTAACGCACCTAGCATGGGTGGAATTACGAAGAAGGTGCAGCTTGGTTACCACCAGACCGGACCAAGAAGCAGCAGGCCTGGAACTCCAAGTGTGAGTTCTGAGGCTAGTTGGAACAGTCAAGCTGCTTTGCTACAATCTTCCTTGAGAAACTCGTCTCAGGGTCAGCAAGAGAAGATTAGTCGAAGATATATATTAGCCTGTTTTGGCTGCAACCGTTCTTGTTTGGGTGAAGATTCCATTTTTGTCCGTAAAAATGTTCCTGAAGGAGCAGTTCATGGACAAGAACTCATGAAACAATCCATCCAAGTTGCTCCTAGTCCTGTCAAGAGGTTCATCCCTGTGAACAGAGAAAAGCATTCTGGGATGCAAAGATTGAATATTAAAAAgctgttgaaagaagaaaggaatggagaggaagaagagctAGAGATGTTTGGTTCGAAGATTATAAAGAAGGGAGACGTACAATGGTACCTGGAGAGGAAGCTGTCTATGTTAACTTGGGATGCCATTCCTAAATCCCAAAACATCACAATTAGTTCCGCGAGCAGCCAGCTTTATGCAGACGTAGAAAGTGAAGGAAGTTCAGATCTGTTTGAGATAGAGAATCTATCCGGCAGTCGAAAACCCCACTATGATTCGAGCTTTATGACCTCTATTACGACTACATATGAgccaagtgaaaaaagaagaatcGAGTGGAGTATTGCAGCAGCCAGTGTTACAGATTTCTCCGCTGTCTCGGATTACTACAAAATGAAAATGGCAGGAAGGCCTGAAGGTCCTCGCTTGGCAACAAAACCAAGTGAATTAGCTGCAACCAAATCCTTGACGCCGCAAAGAAGCCGCCCAAGCAGCTTACTGGGGTGCAAGAGCCACAAAGCAGTAAGAGTTGCAGAAAATGCatacaaaatcaaatga
- the LOC120017020 gene encoding NAP1-related protein 2-like has protein sequence MVVDKGKKMKVAEKSEDDNSHPEQIDGDLVLAIEKLQEIQDDLEKINEEASDKVLEVEQKYNEIRKPVYDKRSEIVKSIPDFWLTAFLSHPALGELLTEEDQKIFKHLISLEVEDFKDVKSGYSITFNFEPNPYFEDTKLVKSFTFLDEGTTKITATSINWKEGMGIPNGVNHDKKGNKRPLADESFFSWFSDTQPKDDVDEIHDEIAEIIKEDLWPNPLNYFNTEADEEDFDGEEADEEGKDGDDSDEDDDDQDEDDEDEK, from the exons ATGGTGGTGGACAAGGGAAAGAAGATGAAAGTAGCGGAGAAAAGCGAAGACGACAACAGCCACCCTGAACAAATTGATGGAGACCTCGTCCTCGCGATTGAAAAGCTCCAGGAGATCCAAGATGACCTCGAAAAG ATAAATGAGGAGGCAAGTGATAAGGTCTTGGAAGTAGAGCAGAAGTATAATGAGATACGTAAGCCAGTTTATGATAAGAGAAGCGAGATCGTCAAATCTATTCCTGATTTCTGGTTAACTGCT TTCTTAAGTCATCCTGCTCTTGGTGAGCTTCTGACTGAAGAGGATCAAAAG ATATTCAAACATTTGATTTCCTTGGAAGTGGAGGATTTTAAAGATGTGAAGTCGGGCTACTCTATCACATTT AACTTTGAGCCAAATCCATATTTTGAAGACACAAAGCTTGTAAAATCTTTCACTTTCCTTGACGAAGGAACCACCAAAATTACTGCTACATCAATCAATTGGAAGGAAGGCATG GGCATACCTAATGGAGTTAATCATGACAAGAAAGGGAACAAGCGACCTTTAGCCGATGAGAG CTTCTTTAGCTGGTTTAGTGATACTCAACCAAAGGATGACGTGGATGAGATTCATGATGAG ATTGCTGAGATAATCAAGGAGGATCTGTGGCCTAATCcccttaattattttaatact GAGGCTGATGAAGAGGATTTTGATGGTGAGGAGGCTGACGAAGAG ggAAAGGATGGTGATGACTCTGATGAGGATGATGACGATcaggatgaagatgatgaggatgaaaaatga